In Pedobacter heparinus DSM 2366, the following are encoded in one genomic region:
- a CDS encoding ABC transporter ATP-binding protein: MIKSFATKAHKLSTNLNLLRIIRLIWSATKLWTTISIIFIMVESALFFASLYLLKLLIDTLAKKEANLVQYEDRVINLIIFATLAAVLCAAAKAILGYITEKQSGKVAEYVDNKIHESAINLDLSFYESPEYFDILKRARDMGGDRPNLIVFTIVDITKNFINLIIIGSILVSIDWRLFPILTLFVLPTLWVRIIFADSQNVLRITQTALERKTNYLSTLLTSDVHAKEVRSFGLGEYLRKMYSEIRLLLLSGKLKLSKERTYRELVTSAIATLGFFSCIAYIAIGSVRGNTSVGDITLFLVAFPQSFNVIQTLSSGISTLYQNNIFVKSVFELFDLKSNLVQAQHPLPIPNDASIDLEIKDLNFIYPHAEKPTLTDINIKMPSGKIIAVVGMNGAGKSTLIKLLCRLYDPTSGTISLSGTDIRKYSIKEYQKQICAVFQDFGKYNVSAADNIRFGDIDGKRDRIEIIEAAKNSGADSFIDTFPARYDTIMGRIFEDGHEVSIGQWQKLAIARSFYSKSRFIILDEATSALDATAEKELFDSFRERIGTRSALIISHRQSAVKHADYIYFLSNGTISESGTHQELINLKGAYYNLFNKDLAQKQQ; the protein is encoded by the coding sequence ATGATTAAATCATTTGCAACAAAAGCTCATAAACTAAGTACGAATCTAAATCTATTAAGAATAATAAGGTTAATATGGTCTGCAACTAAATTATGGACTACGATTTCCATAATTTTCATAATGGTGGAAAGCGCACTTTTCTTTGCCTCTCTTTATTTACTGAAGCTATTGATTGACACCCTTGCTAAAAAAGAGGCCAACCTGGTTCAATATGAAGACCGCGTCATTAATCTCATCATTTTCGCTACCCTTGCTGCCGTTCTTTGTGCCGCTGCAAAAGCCATACTAGGTTATATAACTGAAAAGCAATCGGGAAAAGTAGCTGAATACGTTGACAATAAAATCCATGAAAGCGCCATTAATCTTGATTTGTCCTTCTATGAAAGTCCTGAATACTTTGACATTTTAAAGCGCGCGCGGGATATGGGAGGCGACAGGCCTAATTTGATCGTCTTTACTATTGTTGACATCACTAAAAACTTTATCAACCTGATCATCATAGGCTCTATACTGGTTTCTATAGACTGGCGCCTCTTTCCAATCCTGACCTTATTTGTACTCCCAACTTTATGGGTTAGGATTATCTTTGCAGACAGCCAAAATGTGCTTCGGATAACCCAGACGGCGCTAGAAAGAAAAACAAACTATTTGAGTACATTATTAACCAGCGATGTTCACGCAAAAGAAGTCAGAAGCTTCGGTTTGGGCGAGTATTTAAGAAAAATGTATAGTGAAATCAGATTGTTATTATTGTCAGGAAAGCTCAAACTAAGTAAAGAACGTACATACCGGGAATTGGTAACCTCTGCAATTGCTACACTTGGTTTTTTCTCGTGTATTGCTTATATCGCTATTGGAAGTGTCCGGGGAAATACCAGCGTGGGGGATATTACTTTATTTTTAGTTGCTTTTCCACAATCTTTCAATGTTATACAGACCTTGTCCTCTGGTATATCTACCCTCTATCAGAATAATATCTTTGTCAAGAGCGTATTTGAGCTATTTGATTTAAAAAGCAATTTAGTGCAAGCACAGCATCCATTGCCAATACCAAATGATGCATCCATCGATCTCGAAATAAAAGATTTAAACTTCATCTACCCTCACGCAGAAAAGCCGACACTCACAGACATCAATATCAAAATGCCTTCCGGAAAAATTATAGCTGTTGTAGGAATGAATGGAGCAGGTAAATCTACCCTGATTAAGCTGTTATGTAGATTATATGATCCAACGTCAGGAACAATTAGTTTAAGTGGCACAGACATCAGGAAATATTCAATTAAAGAATATCAAAAACAAATTTGTGCGGTCTTTCAGGATTTTGGAAAATACAACGTAAGCGCTGCAGATAACATCAGGTTTGGAGATATTGATGGCAAAAGAGACAGAATAGAAATTATCGAAGCAGCAAAAAATTCAGGTGCAGATTCGTTTATCGATACATTTCCTGCCAGGTATGATACGATTATGGGTCGAATATTTGAAGATGGTCACGAAGTAAGCATAGGTCAATGGCAGAAACTGGCCATTGCCAGGTCATTTTATAGCAAGTCACGCTTTATTATCTTAGATGAAGCCACCAGTGCCTTAGATGCGACAGCAGAAAAGGAACTTTTTGATTCTTTCAGAGAACGTATCGGGACTCGTTCTGCGCTCATCATCAGTCACAGGCAATCTGCAGTAAAACATGCAGACTATATCTATTTCCTATCCAATGGAACTATATCAGAATCAGGAACCCACCAGGAATTAATCAACTTGAAAGGAGCCTATTATAATTTGTTCAATAAAGATTTAGCACAGAAACAACAATGA
- a CDS encoding acyltransferase family protein, with product MMVKSRSKPGRSGALDLLRFLAVLAVYFAHYTDTFNLIYQIVPENHKYNFISRYGSVALLVFFMVSGYVVTMTSVKRNLKDFVVSRLSRLYPLFWVSCLAAFILPRIIEAHSYLSFTSVKALLLNLTMVPMIFGYPLMNPVFHTLVIELFFYIFIALIIYFKLWNKLLIVIAGLTLFSLANLFLPAFPVHIIVTPFVAGILFYLISVQYSSARKLYSLLFANFICALFGANHLAIQLQALSKEPNTINVWVITLMVILIYLIFLLISVKKLNIKSNAFFTFLGEIAYPFYLFHIYFLCFYWYFSDKIQADLLLFGILLSAILVSWFLNKFIEKPFNKAFSLVLYTFIDFFNKKKKSQPTEASF from the coding sequence ATGATGGTAAAGTCCCGTTCCAAGCCAGGCAGATCCGGGGCCTTGGATCTACTAAGGTTTTTGGCAGTTTTAGCTGTTTATTTCGCGCATTACACCGATACATTTAATTTGATATACCAGATTGTACCGGAAAATCATAAATACAACTTTATTTCACGTTATGGCAGTGTTGCCTTGCTGGTCTTTTTTATGGTTAGTGGGTATGTTGTAACCATGACTTCAGTAAAAAGAAATTTAAAAGATTTCGTCGTAAGCAGGCTCTCCAGATTGTACCCTTTGTTTTGGGTAAGCTGTTTGGCAGCTTTTATCTTGCCACGAATAATTGAAGCACACAGCTATTTATCATTTACCTCTGTGAAGGCATTATTATTAAATTTAACAATGGTGCCAATGATTTTTGGGTACCCATTAATGAACCCAGTTTTTCACACACTGGTTATCGAACTGTTTTTCTATATTTTTATAGCGTTGATCATTTACTTTAAGCTTTGGAATAAGCTATTGATTGTTATTGCTGGGCTGACCCTTTTTAGTCTGGCCAATCTTTTCCTACCCGCTTTTCCTGTCCATATCATAGTCACCCCATTTGTTGCTGGTATACTGTTTTACTTAATTTCGGTCCAATACAGCTCAGCCAGGAAATTGTATAGTCTGTTGTTCGCAAACTTTATTTGTGCATTGTTTGGAGCAAACCATTTGGCTATTCAATTACAGGCACTAAGTAAAGAACCTAATACAATAAATGTCTGGGTGATTACGCTTATGGTTATATTGATTTATCTTATTTTTTTGCTGATTTCCGTTAAGAAGCTCAATATAAAATCAAATGCATTTTTTACATTTCTGGGAGAAATTGCTTATCCATTTTATTTGTTTCACATTTATTTTTTATGTTTTTACTGGTATTTTAGCGATAAAATACAGGCTGACCTGCTCCTATTCGGCATTCTTTTATCGGCCATTCTTGTTTCCTGGTTCCTGAACAAATTTATAGAAAAGCCTTTTAATAAAGCATTTTCGTTGGTTTTATACACATTCATAGATTTTTTTAATAAAAAGAAAAAAAGCCAACCTACCGAAGCATCATTTTAA
- a CDS encoding glycosyltransferase family 2 protein, whose amino-acid sequence MLERTPKSPPKIEPLSLNVSRPKWSVMIPSYNCIHYLRKTIESVLLQAPSAEEMQIEVIDDFSTDGDVEALVNEIGKGRVGFYKQTRNVGSLRNFETCINRSIGTLVHILHGDDLVKPGFYEEIDALFKSYPEIGAAFTGCTDFDENDKEIWDSKIILPEPGIIDNWLLKIAQGQLLQTPCIVVKRTVYEHLGSFFGVHYGEDWEMWTRIAAHYPVAYSPKPLAFYRVHNNNITSNSFRTGQNIKDISAVIDTIQNYLPIKERKKLKRKAREKYAYYITMIADGLYHNNTDSKPALLQTAKAVRLHPSKHTLYYFLKISVKVLIRYKAKHQRK is encoded by the coding sequence ATGCTCGAGCGCACCCCGAAATCACCACCTAAGATTGAGCCTCTATCTTTAAATGTCTCCAGGCCAAAATGGTCAGTAATGATTCCTTCTTATAATTGCATCCATTATTTACGTAAAACTATAGAAAGCGTTTTATTACAAGCCCCTTCTGCAGAAGAAATGCAGATAGAAGTTATTGATGATTTCAGTACTGACGGGGATGTTGAGGCTCTGGTAAATGAAATTGGTAAAGGGCGAGTAGGTTTTTATAAACAAACGCGGAATGTAGGTAGCCTGCGTAATTTTGAAACCTGTATCAATAGATCCATCGGTACATTGGTTCATATTTTGCATGGGGATGATCTGGTTAAGCCTGGATTTTATGAAGAAATAGATGCTTTATTTAAGAGCTATCCTGAAATTGGGGCGGCATTTACCGGTTGTACAGATTTCGATGAAAACGATAAAGAAATTTGGGACAGTAAAATCATCCTTCCTGAACCTGGAATAATTGACAACTGGCTACTAAAAATAGCGCAAGGGCAGCTGCTGCAAACCCCTTGTATTGTAGTTAAACGTACCGTATACGAACATCTGGGTAGTTTTTTTGGTGTCCATTACGGAGAAGATTGGGAGATGTGGACACGAATTGCGGCTCACTATCCGGTTGCTTATTCTCCTAAGCCACTTGCATTTTACAGAGTTCACAATAATAATATCACCAGTAATTCTTTCCGAACAGGGCAAAATATAAAAGACATTTCTGCGGTGATCGACACCATTCAAAACTATCTTCCAATAAAGGAAAGAAAAAAACTGAAAAGAAAAGCAAGGGAAAAATATGCCTACTACATCACCATGATAGCCGATGGCCTTTACCACAATAATACAGATTCAAAACCGGCATTATTACAAACGGCTAAGGCCGTTCGGTTACATCCGAGCAAACATACCTTATATTATTTTTTAAAGATCTCTGTTAAAGTGTTGATCCGTTATAAAGCTAAACATCAAAGGAAATAA
- a CDS encoding glycosyltransferase family 2 protein, producing the protein MINLKEEALVSVIIPCYNHGRYLSKAIESVLAQTYTHFEIIVVDDGSGDNTKETAQNYKEVKYIYQMNQGLSAARNTGIDESTGEYLVFLDADDWLLKDALMINLNFIQASPQLAFVSGGFSFFFNKDQKMWDETSKVESNHYCHLLQKNFIAMIATVMFRRWVFDSFRYDTTLKVCEDYDLYLKVARRHPVAHHTELIAVYFIHDSNVSKGSVKMLNTALQILDAQKSGLRNAEERHWFNLGQTFWRKWYCTLMRDEMIMALNDTMEANMVTLKTLRKHNKRLYFDLIFKTVLAFFKVGK; encoded by the coding sequence ATGATCAATTTAAAAGAGGAGGCATTGGTTAGTGTCATAATCCCTTGTTATAACCACGGTAGATATTTGTCTAAAGCGATAGAAAGTGTGCTCGCACAAACCTATACCCATTTTGAAATTATAGTTGTAGACGATGGTTCTGGCGATAATACCAAAGAGACAGCCCAAAATTATAAAGAGGTTAAGTATATATACCAAATGAATCAGGGCCTTTCTGCGGCACGGAATACCGGTATTGATGAAAGTACCGGTGAATACCTGGTTTTTTTGGATGCTGATGATTGGTTATTAAAAGATGCATTAATGATAAATCTGAACTTTATACAAGCATCACCACAGCTGGCCTTTGTATCTGGTGGGTTCAGTTTTTTTTTTAACAAAGATCAGAAGATGTGGGATGAGACCAGCAAAGTTGAGTCTAATCATTACTGCCACCTTTTACAAAAAAACTTCATAGCAATGATCGCTACGGTGATGTTTCGCCGCTGGGTGTTTGATTCTTTCAGGTACGATACTACATTGAAGGTCTGTGAAGATTATGATTTATATCTGAAAGTTGCCCGCAGGCATCCCGTAGCCCACCATACTGAATTGATTGCGGTTTATTTTATTCATGATTCAAATGTCTCCAAAGGCTCGGTAAAGATGCTGAACACCGCCTTACAAATATTAGATGCACAAAAAAGCGGTTTGAGAAATGCCGAGGAAAGACATTGGTTCAATCTGGGTCAGACTTTTTGGAGAAAGTGGTATTGTACCCTCATGCGGGATGAAATGATTATGGCTTTAAATGATACTATGGAAGCAAATATGGTAACACTTAAAACTTTAAGAAAACACAATAAGCGATTATATTTTGATTTGATATTTAAAACAGTTTTAGCTTTTTTTAAGGTTGGGAAATAG